The Calypte anna isolate BGI_N300 chromosome 1, bCalAnn1_v1.p, whole genome shotgun sequence region CATGCTACAGATTGCATGAAAATAGGCACTGGTAAGCTGCAAAGGTTGTTTTTAATGGTGTGTGGTGCTTTTTTACATGTATCACAAGCATATTAACACAATATGTCATTTAtgttctttaatattttttaatctcaaattGTATATCGATTTCAACAACTACTTCTACCATTTCTTCTCCACAGATAGAGGAGCTGAGGCACTAATACCTTAAGACCAACATTTTCATGCTTGCTTGACTTCCTAAACAACAGCCCAGTTCTTCAAGAATTCTAACAGTGTGAAATCTTATGAAACAGTGTGAGTTGACTTTGGTACTGGAATGATGACTACTCTAGAAGGTGATTACAAATTGTTCTACATTTCTTTTATGCTTGGCTATCTGAAGGTCGCCCCCTCAGCTGTTACATCTACTTACATATTTCTGTTTACAAGTTCTGGCAAGGTATCAAGATGTTGCAAGGAAGTTTGGATGTGTAACACCCATTGTTTCCAGTCACCATAGCTCCTTGGTGGGAAGGCCTGAGGGAGAACACAGCTTATTGGATTCTATGGCCTagtgatggatttttttttattattttttttttttttaccccactGCTTCTTCTGTTACTGACTATGGTGGGAGCAAAATATCAGGCTTCTAAGAGTGAGGTGTGACAGAGCACTGCCATTGTTCTAGGAAGAGAGAAGTGCAGGATTAATAATGTGATGTGCAAAGCACTGTTTTTCTACATCAGTTTTAATTTTGACATCATCTTTTCCTGGAGCTGATCCATGTAGCTCAGTCAAGAGCAATTGCGTGGTACAGTCTTGGGGAAGGCTCTGGTGCCCTCTGttgtgctctgcagtgctgtgccaaGTCCTTatgtggcagcagcagaagcctgGACTCATGGAGCACCTGGGGAGCAATGGCTGAGAGCTCGCTTGTGCAAGAGCAAAGACTCTTCGGTGTCCTACTTGAAAATGAGATTAATGAAAGAGTTTGTGATGCCTGCAGTTTCAGAAGAGAGCCAGTGTTGGGGtggacctgctccagtgttTGCATTAATAGATGGAGCAGGCGTCCTGCTGTGCTTCTTGACAATTTTCTTCTGGATCTTACTCTTTTGGGCCTCTttctggggctggagggggccTAGATTTTCAGGGTTTTGCACAGTGTTCCATTTCTGACCCATAGAAGTGATTCAGGATTCCTGCTGGTACTAGTCTTAATCTCACAGATTACTCCCCACGTTTTGGTTGGTTCCTTTTGAAGCTGTCACTCTGGTGTTTCTTTGATTCATCGCTTATTTCATATCTCTTAAATGCTGTGGAAATGACTTATGCCCTTTTGTTGTTCCTCACTAGCTGTCAAGAAGGATCAAAATTACACAAGTGTACATGAGGCAGTGAAAGCTGGTGACGTAGAGCAGCTTGCAGCCATGATAAGAAGTGGAGCTGGTATTAATGAGGTGGATTTAGTCCACAAATTCACACCATTGCACTGGGCTGCACACTCTGGAAGTCTGGAGGTAAATTTAACATTGTGTTAGTGTTCATACACAGAAAGGTTGTTACAggttaatgttttctttctttggaagAGGCTGGACTCAAAACTGTTAGCTTTGGTCAAGGTAAATCAGTAatctctgtttgtttttttctcaccaAATATACTAAGAGCAGAAGTACAGGATTTTAGgtatttattttgcctttccGAAGCCTCTGGTAGTTTATGTAGTCAGTGTTGCCAGAGTTTACAAAATCAGTGGTTTTTTACTCTGAGAAAAGTGTCACACTTCCAGACTTAGGACATTCTTTTGACCCTATTGGGTTTTCCCCGTGTCTTGGGACAACTAGAAAATCctttaaaatgtgtaaaatattCTGCAGGTGACTGAAACAGGTGAGAGGTGACACGAAAACATGTTAATTCTGTTTACCATACCCCAGTCTCCAGAGAAATAGTCCTAATACATTTTATcctaataaataaaaccattgAATATTGATGAAAAAATCAGCAGATCCTTGCATGAACATTTTGACCTTTCAGGAGGACTGAGCTGCTGCATTCAGCACAACATTCACCTCCTTGTTGCAGCCTCCACATACAATCTTCAGAGTGATGTAACCTTGAAGCAGCAAGGCCATGAATAACTGTATAAAAATTCATGTGCCAAAGGAGAGAACGTAAAGTTTTTGCTAAACTCAAGAGATAATAAGTGCAGTGCTGAGACTGGAATGTACGGAAACTAtcaagaaaatgctgaatgttGTCGGCCGTGGAAGCAGATTACTTACCCACCCTTTTCAGCCTCTAtaaattctgtcatttttcattTGACTCTCCTGCTTTGCTGTCCATGTATTAGACCTCACTAAATTATCTGTCACGTATTTGTTGCTAAGCTCCTTGGTGGAAACGGAGGAACCAAAACTGCAGACTGGCCTAAAATAAGATAGTAAAacataataatatataataaaaagtttttaactTGTCCCCTAGCTGGTTTTGGATAAGCAAAGCTAAGCTGTGGAAGGATGAGAAGAGAGATGAGGCTGTGTACAGCTAAGGAGCCTAATCAATTAAAGGAGGCTTTTAAATTTGGTTCATGGTGTTTTTCCTGCCAGTAGTTTTAGCTGGAGTTGAAATGACcatatttgctttgtttttttccagtgcttttacCTCATGCCTAATTctcaaattacattttaaacCTGGAAGAGTGAAATTAAGAAGCTATACCATAAAATCAATGCCAGGGTCTGAACCAGTAGGTTGTTTGCACACTTTTTGCCCTTGAGTGAAACCTGGAAAATGTAGCTTATCTGTAAATTGCTGATGGACAACTACCTAGCTAAGGCATGCTCTGGGGTGCCATATTTCCATGATGAAGTGTTACTGTTCCAAAATGCAACACTGACTGATAGATTATAGCTAAAATGTGCCTCAGGTATGGTATAAGACTTTGGTTTTGGTTGAGCAGTGCCTTCACTGGTTGCTCTGGCATGGAGCTGATACAACAGAGGTCACTGTCAGAGGCTGGACTGCAGCTCACCTTGCAGCCATCCGAGGTCAGGATGCTTGCCTGCAGGTAGGTATAAATATTCACTTCAAGTCCAAGTAAGTAGAACAGACCTTCCATTGAGAGAGGTTCATTATGAAGATCAGCTGACAGAGCTCCTAATGGGGCTATGTGTATCTCATCTTCATGTCCTTGTGTCTGGAATCAAGTCACTCCTTTGGAAAACAGCCCACTCGTTTGCCCTATCAGTGCACAGATTAATTTTGTGTACTGCTGATCCTGCTGTGATCCTGCTGATCACCCCAAGTCATTCTGCTTgtgggtgacagagcactggcacaggctgcccagtgaggctgtggagtctcctctgggacattcaaaccccacctggatgcattcctttGTTACCTAcactaggtgatcctgctctggcagtgaGGTTGGACTCAGCAATcttttgagatcccttccaacccccagcATTCCGTGATTCTTTTTCAGATTGAAATCTGaacttttgctttgcatttcttctaGGCCTTGTTAAGAAATGGAGCAAATGCAGAAGCTCAAGATGACCGTGGGTGCACAGCATCACACTTGGCTGCAGCACACGGGCAGTCCTACACCTTGCAAAACATACTGCGAAGTGGAGTGGTGAGAGGCTTTTACCCCTAGATTAAACTGAGATTTAGGGTAGTAGATTAGTTGCTCTTGGTATGTCTGAATGTCTTGGTATGTCTTGGTACtgctgaatttaattttatttttttaatcataaatcATTAGGGAAATGATCCAAAAATCTGTAAAGAATCAATAATGTGAGTAAACCACATTCTACTGAGGATATAATTAAATTATGATCTGGCACTTTGTTGGCTAtgatttttttgcagttgtATGAATCTTCTACAGTAAAATagagcttttattaaaaataaaattaatctggGTGCGAATTTGAGGAATAATGCCCAATGCAGTGATAAAAGTATTTCTAAAGATGAACCTTCTATATgtgtattatttaaataaaaccaagaacTTTTGAAAAGTACCTTTCTTGGAGTGGGAACTGCCTACCTGGCatgagctttgaaaaaaatttgatttgatttcattaatttaatacAATGAACAACTGATTCCTCTttataaaatttgttttgtgtCTACCATTCATAAGTGAATGAGTTAACCTACTGCTTTCATTTTAGAATGTAAATGTTTCAGACAGGAATGACTGGAAGCCTGTTCATTATGCTGCTTTCCATGGTCGCTTGGGGTGTTTGCAGCTCCTGGTTAGATGGGGAGCGTGTGTGGATGATGTGGATAACAATGGAAACCTTCCAGGTATACCAGGagaaataatacatttttaactCTTTAGTTTACAGTTGTTGTGTGATATCATAACTGTAGCAAATTTTAAGTGCTGTGCACCCCAGCATTTGGTATTTAATTCCATGCAGTCAACATAGCCATTCCATTTTTGGAACAATGAGAGAATTTATAAAATCCAAAGTATTTATCTGTCAGCAATAGTACCCTCTTCACCTCCTGCTTCTGGCAAGGATCAGAATTTACAGATGCTGGAATAAGGAGCAGGCTGAGCCTTCCTGAGAGCACTGTGTAGGTGGGCAGCCTCTCCTCTGCATGGAGTGCAAGTGCCAGGTGAGGTCACCAGAGAGGAAGGGTAGGTGGAGCAGGAGGCAGTTTGGGCTGCTACATGCTCCTTTTTTGAGTTTGTGCCCAGCTTCAATGGCTGTGCCAGTAGGATAAGATTCTGGCATGCTCACATGCAGGTTTTTGAATCCCACTATTTCTCAACTGATCTGGTAAAATGCTTGTTTGCATTTATCTGTGATTTCCTCATCTTGATTTCTGGAATACTGGTATTCTTTATTATCTGTAATCTTTAGTCTTTCCATAATCATGAGTGTAGTCACTTTAGCCCAAAAAAAGGGCAGTGTTTATTCCCTGCTCTTCAGCTTCTCCAGTGTCCCTCTGCTTACCATACCACTGCCTCAGTATTCTCTGTGCATTGTTGTTCATACCTCATGTTTTCTTTGTACCCTTTCCCTTTTAGCATATATAGATTTATaaattcatagaatggtttgggttggaagggacctggaagatcatcaagatccaatcttcctgcatgggcagggacacctcccaccagcccaggtttctccaagccccatccttTCACATTACTCCAAATAGCATATTTCTTTCCTCTATAACTTGTACAGAGTTATCTTTTTAAATCCCTTCTTAATTTCTACCCTCTGTTAAAGTACCACTTACCTAGTAAACTGATGTCTATGTTCTGTTTTGCAACCCTGGGTCTTGTTAAAAGATGGAAGGTTCTTGCATCCCAGCAGGATATCTGCTGTATTAGCAATAAAGGGTCATGGTGTTAAGCACCCTGGTGGCAGCATAGAAAGaagctttattttcatttgggaACATTTCCCCAGCAGAAGACATTTTTGAAGAGGTGGCAAATGGCAGCACAATTCTACATAAATGGTCTGTGTGTACTGGTTTGtagaaaatttgttttgttgctgttttgacATCTACAGAAGCTTGATCCTCCAGCctttgttctgtttcatttgATCACAGTAGCattcaaaggaaagaaaatacttggaaCATTACTAAGTAAGAGATTAATAGAAGTGCTGTGCTGTACAGAGCAGCTTTACCTCAGCTTGTGAAGCAGCAAAGTGAATTTAAATCATGTTCTCATGCTTTAGCTTCAAGATTAGCTAGACAGTACTATAATTTTTCATAAGAATATACTGATAGGAATTTACTGAGAGTACAgtgctgtagagaaacaagataaaccaggtgcctcgagttgccaaggagtgggtgtgagtccacctgtgcctggttagggcgggccccctattaccagggggccaataaaggtggaacacacacccacagaggaagctcactctggtgcgaggcatggagaggtcagcagcttgtcgagcctctggagcaagaaaggctcttcctgctacacttctaccttggaagcgctgtgtggtggctggagtcctggaagagaccagcagctcgtcgagcttcaggagcaagaatggctcctcccgctacacagTGCCATACCTAAAACTTAAGGATTTTGTGCACcttttatatgtgtgtgttgTAGGAGAGACTTTATTTACTTATAACATGCTAACTTTTAGCTTCATTATGTGTTTTCCCCAGCATCCCACTGAAACTGTGCAAAAAGAGATGGACAGAATGCAACTCTTAAATGTATTTCCCCCTTGCCTCTTTGCAGAAAACTGTGAGCTTTTCTGACCGTTTTCTGCACAGGACAGgcatctcattaaaaaaaagcaaacagtttcATCCCCAAAGATGAAGTTTTATTCCAGAGATTTTAGGTATCTGGAAGTGGAATCAAAGGGGTTTAGTCAGTTTTCCACCAGCTGGATGGTTTGCAATGGAAATCTTGCATTTGTCAAAAATTAACTTAAGTGAcatgtgtgggtttttttggtcctGGGTACATTGTTTATTAACtttgaagaaaatgagattCTTACATGGAGACAAACTAATCCTTTTGCCTGTATAACTTCAGCCAACTTAGAGCATTTTCTTGGAGTGGTAACACATAACAAACATTCATTTTGCAACTTCTTCCCATTAATGATAGATACTAGAGAATGctactcatttaaaaataatgtatttggtACCTCTTATTTTGCTATAGGCCGAGCTGCTCTAGTGGCATTAAAAAACTAAACCTCAGCATAGTCTGggacagggaaggaaagaaatacttGATCCCCACAGGGCAGCAGTCACTGCCATGGTGAGATGGAGTAGCTCCTTCACACAGcaacagctgaaggaaaaagaatgtgTAATAGAATTACTGTGACTAGAAGCCTCTGGCATGGGATGTACCTTCAAATACTTCACCCAGTAAAGTGAATGTCACTGTCCTCATTTTATAGGTGGGGTAACTGAGGGTGTGATGCAACTTGTCCCTGGTGGctcaaaagcagaaatggcCCTACCTGCTAATCGAGGACACCCTGTGCTGGCCCTCTAGAATGAGTATTCCTGGGACAGCACAGTCGGACAGCTGCTGAGAAGTGAGATTCGTGTATTTGGGGAAGTGGTGCACACTCCTCGTCAGTGCTCAATGGTCCCTTGGCAGTGTTACCTGCCAGAGAATCTTCCTTGCAGATCCTATTCTGGACTCCTTTACCTCTTTTGCAAAAAGCTGGTCTCTGTcctggagaggagctgagcatCCCCTATCCAAACAAGGCTGCTCCCACTTGTACTGTGTTGGATGGATCAAGTGCTGGTAGAGGAGGCAGATTTAACTAGTTTTAACTAACCACTTTCTTGGTGGgcagcagtgctctgctctAACATACTTTGTTTCCACTTGTTCTGTAGCTCATCTGGCAGCAATGGAAGGACACTTGCATTGCTTTAAATTCTTGGTCAGTAAAATGGCCAGTGTCATCCACACACTGAAAGCCAGGAATGATCAGGGAGAGACTCCAAGGGACTTGGCTGAACGGTTCTATAAAGATAATATTCTGCAGTATATTGATAGtctggaaaaagagagggagcaTCCAGAGTCACAGGAAGGTGAGTATGGATCAAGATACTGTTAAAATAAGCATTGTAATTGATAGAAATGCTTGATTCTGAAAACTTGTATGAGCATTTAAATTACCAATATAAGGAAgagcttctccttctcctttctgtacTTGCTATACTTACTGATAGTTAAAGACTGGAATATTCAGTGTGAAATATCTTAGGTTGaaccattatttaaaaaaaacctgtcacaCTATATTGCACTATGAATAACAAGCTACCCATGTTCTTATTAGACTCCAGTAGACATCCAAAagagatatatatttttttaaagtttttagaTTTGCCTGCTCAATATCTCTCACTTGAGCTGAATAGGAGCTTAGGCTGGGAATGTCCCACTGAAATTCATATTACTTGCTAACCAGTAATACTACTGCAATCCAAACAGCTGAAGGATCCAAGTGGTAGGGTCTGTAAGGAGAACCTTCAGCAGAGCAAAGATGTGAGAGCTGCACTTTCACCTCTGTGCTTTTTCCAGGCACTCACTTTTCTTATCTGTTGGTCTTCTATCAttatatatcatagaatcatagaattggctgggttggaagggacctctgagaccatcaagtccaacccttgatccactaccgctacagttaccagaccatggcactgagtgccacatccagtctctttttaaatatctccagggacggagaatccactacttccctgggcagcccattccaatgcctgatcactctctctgtaaataaattctttctaatatctaacctaaacttcccctgacacaacttaagaccatgccctcttgtcttgttgaaagtcatctgggaaaagagcccaacccccacctggctacaacctcctttcagggagttgtagagagcaatgaggtctcccctgagccgcctcttctttaggctgaacacccccagctccctcagcctctcctcatagggtctgtgctcaagaaatatatgtatatatatatgtatatatatatatgtaaatatatatgtcAGTATTCCTCAACTATAAAAAATAACTAGAAAAAATTTTGTCCGTATGGGTGGTTTTTAAGCAAGAAGTAAAACAGTCTATATGTTTGATTAGAGTATGAAATTCAAAATAGGCAGATGATTCCGGTTACCACCAGTAATATGACATCAACCATAAAACAAAGGTATACTTGTTACTTCAAGTTTATGAAAATCTAACTGTATAAGATGTCTGTAGCCATAACCAAGACATGTTTAGTCAAGTCTATGATGAACAGTGCTAGTTATGCAGCTGCATTTTAATTGATTAAGGGGGCATTAACCTTTCTAACTACAGGTATGAACTTACATCTCTGTGTAAGTTGTTACGAAAGAGGCAAGCAGTGAGAGATAATGTTTAGTGGAATTACTGGCATCTCTTTGGTGACttgtgcatttctttttcagttttagctTTCCCAGCCCATAGTGCTGCTTTCAAAGGGGACTTATTAGTGCTTAGAAGTTTAGTGCAAAGTGGAGTAATTAACATTAATGAGCGGGATGATAAGGGATCTACTCTCATGCACAAAGGTCAGTAATTATGATCTGTGTTTCAGCttgttgctgtttgttgttGACTTTTTAACTTAGTTTTCCAAGTGGCTGCTCATCAGATAAACTTGATGAAAAGCAGCATCTCATTTTCAGAGGGCAAAGGGCTACcctgaaaagcacattttaatgATGGATGTCTGCATAGGTgtcactttaaaaacaaaataaccaagcagaagtgaagaaagaaaagtctgtgttaaagagaaaacaacatcTAAATTGAAAACtaagtggggttttttatcaGCTGAGATGTGGCTTTTAGAACCATTGGCCAGCTAGGAAATAACGTAGCTTGTGGGCTGGGCCTTTATTGAAATTACCAGTACTATGGAGATGTGTTGTGAAGCCACAACAAAGTCATTTGGTAGAATGCTGTTTAGGAGGGTAAACTTCTGGTAACACCTTGATAGGTAGTGGAGCACCAGTGCTTCAGAAAAATGGTCCTCTTGTCTTTGAGGGTTTCATAGTAGTgcctgaaagaagaaagaggagaggaaagaaagaggaaggtgTTATTCTAATATGCTTTTAACACTATTtcccagatttttaaaaatagaaataaatggtagaatattaaaaaacataattaaagttctcaatgtaaaaatgtaagtgttgatttaaaaagtgttttctgcatTCTTTCCCACCCACGTTTCTTGGAATGGTTCTAGCCTACAATTTTTTCAGCCCCAGTCTTTATGTGCAGTGTTAGGGGGAAATAGTGGTGCTGATTGTGATATCCTTGTCTCAGTAAGAAAACAGATATGACAAGTATCCAGAGGGGGTGCTGTAAAGAAGTGGATTTATTCTTTCTTGAGAAAAATGGCTTACAGGTTTCAGCTAGACATGCCAAGTACCTTTTTCCATATGTGAGGCATCATTCTTGGCACCACCTGATGTGAGGAGAAGCCATGCCAGATCATGACGAGGCAAAGCTGTTGTGTTAGGCTGGAGCTGAGAACCATTGCCTTGAGTGCCAAgctcaaaaaattatttatctatAGCTCCAGAACAAAGCCCTGGCTTCTTTCCTCCATGAGACAGCACCACAAAGCATGGACTGGGGCAACCAGCTGTGTCTGGTATCTGGGAGCTCTCAGCCAGAGGGAAATGACAGCACTTTGCTGCAAATCCATGACATAGAGGCCTTACTGCAAGAGAGTGTGAGGCAGAATTTGTGTGTCTCATACTTTGTACATGAGGCTGGGCAAGTTTAGTCTAACTCGTGTTCAGAAGAGTTGCCATTAAATTTCTAGAACTAGAGGGAGTCACAAAACCACATTGCATGATCTTCCCCAAAACTACAGATACTCATGGGACTTGAGGATCTTTGAAGAGAGGCTTATCTTGAAATGGTATCTCTGACAGTGACAAAATGATGACATTTTAGGTTTGAAACACTTCAGTGTGTATAAGTGACTTGGGTACACCTTCCTTCCCTTAGCTGCTGGACAGGGCCATATCGATTGCTTGCAGTGGCTGATTGAAATGGGAGCTGACTGTGACATTACAAATGATGCTGGAGAGACTCCAAAGGATGTAGCCAAGAGGTAGCAGTACATATCCTGTAACTCTGCCATTTATTTACTTAGTAGCTGTATATCAGTATCGTGTACACTTTGTTGGAATTATTCCTGATTTTCACTGATGGAGCAAAAGCAGACCACGCCCTTGAATTCTATTCTGAGTGATAAGCAAAGCTGTGTTGTAGCTgtaaaaggttttaattttcactttcttttttttttctttttttgagcaAGATCAGACATAAAAGATGAAAGCTTAGCtgatctgcaaaaaaaaaaaaaaaaaaaaaaaaaagctctgagcCTGGATGTTTCAGCTGTACAAAGCAAATGAG contains the following coding sequences:
- the ANKRD42 gene encoding ankyrin repeat domain-containing protein 42 isoform X2; this encodes MMTTLEAVKKDQNYTSVHEAVKAGDVEQLAAMIRSGAGINEVDLVHKFTPLHWAAHSGSLECLHWLLWHGADTTEVTVRGWTAAHLAAIRGQDACLQALLRNGANAEAQDDRGCTASHLAAAHGQSYTLQNILRSGVNVNVSDRNDWKPVHYAAFHGRLGCLQLLVRWGACVDDVDNNGNLPAHLAAMEGHLHCFKFLVSKMASVIHTLKARNDQGETPRDLAERFYKDNILQYIDSLEKEREHPESQEVLAFPAHSAAFKGDLLVLRSLVQSGVININERDDKGSTLMHKAAGQGHIDCLQWLIEMGADCDITNDAGETPKDVAKRFAHLEAVELLRQRTGDCNSSDEELDANNIKFFERHGVEGSTDSKEDLSLDKAEKRNARIRAYHKIQELQQLLEIAYSNYRQLGGITEEEKKMKKEKKEAEKTVKELEAQLEYERVRREKLERELDEQRVELRHLRESLGKLPPALPLGAETISKPCKEKKKVKKKPACNPGGVFVRLR
- the ANKRD42 gene encoding ankyrin repeat domain-containing protein 42 isoform X1; translation: MPFCCSSLAVKKDQNYTSVHEAVKAGDVEQLAAMIRSGAGINEVDLVHKFTPLHWAAHSGSLECLHWLLWHGADTTEVTVRGWTAAHLAAIRGQDACLQALLRNGANAEAQDDRGCTASHLAAAHGQSYTLQNILRSGVNVNVSDRNDWKPVHYAAFHGRLGCLQLLVRWGACVDDVDNNGNLPAHLAAMEGHLHCFKFLVSKMASVIHTLKARNDQGETPRDLAERFYKDNILQYIDSLEKEREHPESQEVLAFPAHSAAFKGDLLVLRSLVQSGVININERDDKGSTLMHKAAGQGHIDCLQWLIEMGADCDITNDAGETPKDVAKRFAHLEAVELLRQRTGDCNSSDEELDANNIKFFERHGVEGSTDSKEDLSLDKAEKRNARIRAYHKIQELQQLLEIAYSNYRQLGGITEEEKKMKKEKKEAEKTVKELEAQLEYERVRREKLERELDEQRVELRHLRESLGKLPPALPLGAETISKPCKEKKKVKKKPACNPGGVFVRLR